In one Flavobacteriales bacterium genomic region, the following are encoded:
- a CDS encoding archaeosortase/exosortase family protein: MKLDWLKNPLVKSLLIAVGIYFSWYVVYDLFLHPHGGLDKIIVRNSIGISEFFLNLFGFETFSNSRVLGIESTMGLWVGDPCNAIPLMAIYAGFIIALPGNIKKKIIVIPLGIIAIHILNIIRIFSLCIILLKAPFTLDFNHTYTFSLVIYGCIFFFWMFWVKIVKADIDNSNKA; the protein is encoded by the coding sequence ATGAAACTTGATTGGCTTAAAAATCCGTTAGTTAAATCGTTACTTATTGCAGTAGGAATATACTTTTCATGGTATGTTGTCTACGATTTATTCTTACATCCACATGGAGGATTAGACAAGATTATTGTAAGAAACTCTATAGGAATATCCGAATTCTTCTTAAACTTATTTGGGTTCGAAACATTCAGCAATTCAAGAGTTCTTGGTATTGAGTCTACCATGGGACTATGGGTTGGTGATCCATGTAATGCCATCCCCCTCATGGCAATATACGCTGGATTTATAATTGCTCTTCCTGGAAATATTAAAAAAAAGATTATCGTTATACCATTAGGAATAATTGCCATTCATATTCTAAATATCATAAGAATATTTTCGCTGTGTATTATTCTCCTCAAAGCCCCATTCACGCTGGATTTTAATCACACTTATACATTTAGCTTGGTTATTTATGGTTGTATATTCTTCTTTTGGATGTTTTGGGTTAAAATAGTTAAAGCGGATATTGATAATTCTAATAAGGCTTGA